Proteins encoded by one window of Maliibacterium massiliense:
- the argC gene encoding N-acetyl-gamma-glutamyl-phosphate reductase — protein MKHKVFIDGQAGTTGLEIYQRMQARDDVELLLIDEEKRKDVGARRACINQADIVFLCLPDAAAKEAVALVENDRVKVIDASTAHRTAPGWAYGFAELSPAHRRAVAESRRIANPGCHASGMIAIVYPLIALGILPRDYPVCCHSLTGYSGGGKAMIAQYEAEERDAALDSPRTYGLNLVHKHLPEMQHVTGLAQPPLFSPIVCDFYSGMAVSVPLYMNRLAKPLSADNLAEALEAYYKESVFLSVERKTEGFLPANALAGTNRMRLYVCGNDAQAEVISVFDNLGKGASGAAMQNMNIALGLAEDAYF, from the coding sequence ATGAAGCACAAGGTGTTTATCGACGGCCAGGCGGGAACCACGGGCCTGGAGATCTACCAGCGCATGCAGGCGCGCGACGACGTGGAGCTGCTGCTGATCGACGAGGAGAAGCGCAAGGACGTGGGCGCGCGCAGGGCGTGCATCAACCAGGCGGACATCGTGTTTTTGTGCCTGCCCGACGCGGCGGCCAAAGAGGCGGTCGCGCTTGTGGAGAACGACCGCGTCAAGGTGATCGACGCAAGCACCGCGCACCGCACCGCGCCCGGCTGGGCGTACGGCTTTGCAGAGCTCTCGCCCGCCCACCGCAGGGCGGTGGCCGAGAGCCGCCGCATCGCAAACCCCGGCTGCCACGCAAGCGGCATGATCGCGATCGTCTATCCCCTCATCGCGCTGGGCATCCTGCCGCGGGACTACCCCGTGTGCTGCCACAGCCTCACCGGCTATTCGGGCGGGGGCAAGGCCATGATCGCCCAGTACGAGGCAGAGGAGCGGGATGCCGCGCTGGACAGCCCGCGCACCTACGGGCTGAACCTCGTGCACAAACACCTGCCCGAGATGCAGCACGTCACCGGCCTTGCGCAGCCGCCCCTGTTTTCCCCCATTGTGTGCGATTTTTACAGCGGCATGGCGGTGAGCGTGCCCCTCTATATGAACCGATTGGCGAAGCCCCTGTCGGCCGACAACCTGGCCGAGGCGCTGGAGGCGTATTATAAAGAAAGCGTGTTCCTTTCGGTGGAACGTAAAACCGAGGGCTTTTTGCCCGCAAACGCGCTTGCCGGCACCAACAGGATGCGCCTCTACGTGTGCGGCAACGACGCGCAGGCGGAAGTGATCAGCGTGTTTGACAACCTGGGTAAGGGCGCCTCGGGCGCGGCGATGCAGAACATGAACATCGCCCTGGGCCTTGCGGAGGACGCGTATTTTTAA
- the argB gene encoding acetylglutamate kinase, producing the protein MTQQQLTNAQKAEVLNAALPYIQRYTGKVVVVKYGGNAMINPALKEAVMSDIILLSLVGIKVVLVHGGGPEITGMLDRLGIASKFIDGLRYTDEETVQVVQMVLSGKTNKDLVALIEAKNGKAVGMCGIDGKMIQCEKMQGPHDLGYVGHITRINPEPIYNALENGYIPVIATVGIDQEGHSYNINADTAASSIASALGAENIILMTDIRGLLRDVEDESSLIPAVPVGEVATLMEQGIISGGMIPKVACCADAVRAGVKRAVMIDGRIPHAILIEMFSNEGIGTMIY; encoded by the coding sequence ATGACACAGCAGCAACTGACCAACGCGCAGAAGGCGGAGGTGCTCAACGCCGCCCTTCCCTATATCCAGCGCTACACGGGCAAGGTCGTCGTGGTGAAGTACGGCGGCAACGCCATGATCAATCCGGCGCTGAAGGAGGCCGTGATGAGCGACATCATTCTGCTGTCGCTGGTGGGCATCAAGGTGGTGCTGGTGCACGGCGGCGGGCCGGAGATCACCGGCATGCTGGATCGGCTGGGCATTGCATCGAAGTTTATTGACGGGCTGCGCTACACCGACGAGGAGACCGTGCAGGTGGTGCAGATGGTGCTCTCGGGCAAGACCAATAAGGACCTTGTGGCGCTCATCGAGGCGAAAAACGGCAAGGCCGTGGGTATGTGCGGCATCGACGGCAAAATGATCCAGTGTGAAAAGATGCAGGGGCCGCATGATTTGGGCTATGTGGGCCACATCACCCGCATCAACCCCGAGCCCATCTACAACGCGCTGGAGAACGGGTACATCCCCGTCATCGCCACGGTGGGCATCGACCAAGAGGGGCACTCCTACAACATCAACGCGGACACCGCCGCTTCGAGCATCGCAAGCGCGCTGGGCGCGGAGAACATCATCCTGATGACCGACATCCGCGGCCTGCTGCGCGATGTCGAGGATGAGTCCAGCCTCATCCCCGCCGTGCCGGTGGGCGAGGTGGCCACGCTCATGGAGCAGGGCATCATCTCCGGCGGCATGATCCCCAAGGTGGCCTGCTGCGCCGACGCGGTGCGCGCGGGTGTCAAACGCGCCGTGATGATCGACGGGCGCATCCCCCACGCTATCCTCATTGAGATGTTCTCCAACGAGGGCATCGGCACCATGATCTACTGA
- a CDS encoding aspartate aminotransferase family protein yields the protein MDFAQLQAMDSAYVMHTYGRFPVGIASGKNARCTDFDGKQYIDFTSGIGVNALGFCDAGWIAAVTAQLGKIQHISNLYYTEPCVQVAKILCERTGMRKVFFANSGAETNECAIKAARKYSFTKYGQGRSKIVSLVNSFHGRTVTTLAATGQDVFHNYFYPFTEGFVYAKANDMADTLAKVDGETCAVMLELIQGEGGVLPLDAAYVRQVADYCQAHDVLLIVDEVQTGVGRTGSLYAFEQFGIQPDIVTSAKGIGSGLPLGAVLFGEKTQGALQPGDHATTFGGNPIACAGAVEVLRRLDDAFLAQVKEKGAYMKAKLAAMPHVKDVAGMGLMLGVALEEGIASIDVVKAGIEKGVLALTAKAKVRLLPPLTITYEEIDEGLAVLQDVLSHM from the coding sequence ATGGATTTTGCACAACTGCAGGCGATGGACAGCGCCTACGTCATGCACACCTACGGCCGGTTCCCCGTGGGCATCGCATCGGGCAAAAACGCCCGTTGCACGGACTTTGACGGCAAACAATACATCGATTTTACCAGCGGCATCGGCGTCAATGCCCTGGGCTTTTGCGACGCGGGCTGGATCGCCGCGGTGACAGCGCAGCTGGGCAAAATCCAGCATATCTCCAACCTGTACTACACCGAGCCCTGCGTGCAGGTGGCAAAAATCCTCTGCGAGCGCACCGGCATGCGCAAGGTGTTTTTTGCCAACTCCGGGGCGGAGACCAACGAGTGCGCCATCAAGGCTGCACGCAAGTACAGCTTTACAAAGTACGGCCAGGGGCGAAGCAAGATCGTCTCGCTGGTCAACTCCTTCCACGGCCGCACCGTCACCACGCTTGCAGCCACGGGACAGGACGTATTCCACAACTATTTTTATCCCTTTACGGAGGGGTTTGTCTACGCCAAGGCCAACGATATGGCCGATACGCTTGCCAAGGTGGACGGCGAAACCTGCGCGGTGATGCTGGAACTGATTCAGGGCGAGGGCGGCGTGCTGCCGCTGGACGCTGCCTATGTGCGGCAGGTGGCGGATTACTGCCAGGCGCACGACGTGCTGCTGATCGTAGACGAGGTGCAGACCGGCGTGGGCCGCACGGGCAGCCTCTACGCCTTCGAGCAGTTCGGCATCCAGCCGGATATCGTCACCAGCGCCAAGGGCATTGGCAGCGGCCTGCCGCTGGGCGCGGTGCTCTTTGGCGAAAAGACTCAAGGCGCGCTGCAGCCGGGGGATCACGCCACCACCTTCGGGGGAAACCCCATCGCCTGCGCGGGCGCGGTGGAGGTGCTGCGCCGGCTGGACGACGCGTTTCTTGCTCAGGTCAAGGAAAAGGGCGCTTACATGAAGGCAAAGCTTGCGGCGATGCCCCACGTCAAAGACGTGGCGGGCATGGGCCTGATGCTGGGCGTGGCGCTGGAGGAGGGCATCGCCTCCATCGACGTGGTCAAGGCGGGCATCGAAAAGGGCGTGCTGGCCCTCACCGCCAAGGCCAAGGTGCGCCTGCTGCCTCCCTTGACCATCACCTATGAAGAGATCGACGAGGGCCTTGCGGTGCTGCAGGATGTCCTCTCCCACATGTAA
- the argF gene encoding ornithine carbamoyltransferase: MKHLLKLMDLSTQEITEILDLADQLKKEHRAGIAHPRLAGKTLGMIFQKASTRTRVSFEVGMYQLGGTALFLSARDLQIGRGEPVEDTARVLSRYLDGIMIRTFAQQEVEDLARYGSIPIINGLTDFCHPCQVLADLMTMREVKGDLAGKKLCFIGDGNNMANSLIVGGLKMGMRVACASPEGYQPDAKVLAFAQPYGADFALTDDPMQAAVGADVVVTDVWASMGQEEERAARSVAFTGYQVNDALMARTNAGCMVQHCLPAHKGEEITADVFEAHASEIFEEAENRLHAQKAVMIKLMAQ, encoded by the coding sequence ATGAAGCATTTGCTCAAATTGATGGACTTGTCCACCCAGGAAATAACCGAGATATTGGACCTTGCCGACCAGCTCAAAAAGGAGCACAGGGCGGGCATCGCCCACCCGCGCCTGGCGGGCAAGACGCTGGGCATGATCTTCCAGAAGGCGTCCACCCGCACCCGCGTCTCCTTTGAGGTGGGCATGTACCAGCTGGGGGGCACGGCGCTGTTTTTAAGCGCGCGCGACCTGCAGATCGGCCGCGGGGAGCCGGTGGAGGACACCGCGCGCGTGCTTTCGCGCTATCTGGACGGCATCATGATCCGCACCTTTGCGCAGCAAGAGGTGGAGGATTTGGCCAGGTACGGATCGATTCCCATCATCAATGGCTTGACGGACTTCTGCCACCCCTGTCAGGTGCTGGCGGATCTGATGACCATGCGCGAGGTCAAGGGGGATTTGGCGGGCAAAAAACTCTGCTTTATCGGGGACGGCAACAACATGGCCAATTCCCTGATCGTGGGCGGGCTGAAGATGGGCATGCGCGTCGCCTGCGCCAGCCCCGAGGGTTACCAGCCCGATGCAAAGGTGCTGGCGTTCGCCCAGCCCTACGGTGCGGATTTTGCGCTGACGGACGACCCCATGCAGGCGGCTGTCGGCGCGGACGTGGTGGTAACCGACGTATGGGCGTCCATGGGCCAGGAGGAGGAGCGCGCCGCGCGCAGCGTGGCCTTTACGGGCTATCAGGTCAACGATGCGCTGATGGCGCGCACAAACGCGGGCTGCATGGTGCAGCACTGCCTGCCCGCCCACAAGGGCGAGGAAATTACAGCGGATGTCTTTGAGGCGCACGCATCGGAGATCTTTGAGGAGGCGGAAAACCGCCTGCACGCCCAAAAGGCGGTCATGATCAAGCTGATGGCGCAATAA
- the argJ gene encoding bifunctional glutamate N-acetyltransferase/amino-acid acetyltransferase ArgJ translates to MADIIEITGGVCAPLGFTASGVHCGIRKNHAKKDLALIVCAVPASAAAMYTQNKVYGAPITVTRAHLENGVARAVICNSGNANTCNADGVEKANRMCDLTAQALGIDESDVIVASTGVIGQTLDIAPIEAGMPALVAGLSKEGARDAAEAILTTDLRVKEKTVQFTLDGKVCRIGAIAKGSGMIHPNMATMLSFITTDVAITPAMLQTALKNVVQDTYNMISIDGDTSTNDMVSIMASGLAGNALIDAPGAALDLFTAALKQIAVFMARAIAQDGEGATKLLECTVTGAPDARTARVVAKSVICSSLFKSAMFGADANWGRILCAVGYADAAFAVDTIDVKLRSGAGCIHVCAQGAGVPFSEEEAKRVLSQSEINIDIDLGQGDASATAWGCDLTYDYVKINGDYRT, encoded by the coding sequence TTGGCAGATATCATCGAGATTACCGGCGGTGTGTGCGCCCCCCTGGGCTTTACGGCCAGCGGGGTGCACTGTGGCATCCGCAAAAACCACGCCAAGAAGGATCTGGCCCTGATCGTATGCGCGGTGCCCGCAAGCGCGGCGGCCATGTACACCCAAAACAAGGTGTACGGCGCGCCCATCACCGTGACGCGCGCGCACCTTGAAAACGGTGTGGCGCGCGCGGTCATCTGCAACAGCGGCAACGCCAACACCTGCAACGCGGACGGAGTGGAAAAGGCAAACAGGATGTGCGACTTGACCGCCCAGGCCCTGGGCATCGACGAAAGCGATGTGATCGTGGCCTCCACGGGCGTGATTGGGCAGACGCTTGACATCGCCCCCATCGAGGCGGGCATGCCGGCGCTGGTGGCGGGCCTCTCCAAAGAGGGCGCGCGCGACGCGGCCGAGGCGATTTTGACCACGGATTTGCGCGTCAAGGAAAAGACCGTGCAGTTTACGCTGGACGGCAAGGTATGTAGAATCGGCGCCATCGCCAAGGGCTCAGGCATGATTCACCCCAACATGGCCACCATGCTCAGCTTTATCACCACGGACGTGGCCATCACCCCGGCCATGCTGCAAACCGCCCTTAAAAACGTGGTGCAGGACACCTACAACATGATCAGCATCGACGGGGACACCTCCACCAACGATATGGTGAGCATCATGGCAAGCGGGCTTGCGGGCAACGCGCTGATCGACGCCCCCGGCGCGGCGCTCGACCTGTTTACCGCGGCGCTCAAACAGATTGCGGTGTTTATGGCGCGCGCCATCGCCCAGGACGGCGAGGGCGCCACCAAACTTCTGGAGTGCACGGTTACAGGCGCGCCCGATGCGCGCACCGCGCGCGTGGTGGCAAAGTCCGTCATCTGCTCGAGCCTGTTTAAGTCCGCCATGTTCGGCGCGGACGCCAACTGGGGCCGTATCCTCTGCGCGGTGGGCTACGCGGACGCCGCGTTTGCGGTGGATACGATCGACGTCAAGCTACGCTCGGGCGCGGGTTGCATCCACGTGTGCGCGCAGGGCGCGGGCGTGCCCTTCAGCGAGGAGGAGGCAAAGCGCGTACTGAGCCAAAGCGAGATCAACATCGATATCGACCTGGGCCAGGGTGACGCTTCCGCCACCGCGTGGGGCTGCGATTTGACGTACGATTACGTCAAGATCAACGGCGACTACAGGACCTGA